A genome region from Arachis duranensis cultivar V14167 chromosome 6, aradu.V14167.gnm2.J7QH, whole genome shotgun sequence includes the following:
- the LOC107495078 gene encoding uncharacterized protein LOC107495078, translated as MGLLPFAFAGTAFILIGAHEALQATFSNRKQDSQSRSQSSLFSISVSIFSAFFIINSLVSLFDAHNSNDAVGSVLQLQLISIALLFLSYSLLSLFTFPLPLPSSLLELLAAFAFVEEFLLFYLQRKDPSGVENRYYSLLLVPIAVCVFSTFLELKSPGSAFPKLGRGMGLILQGTWIIQIGLALFSGWVAQGCSLHQLSRGNYTLRCKGHMDYHRASALATLQFNCQLALMVVLSVGAYSVISAKNGGSLESSSAAASYRPIGFAEMQQLENSTNFTLDSDDDDGEERQKGTVVEHGNMNGHGRSH; from the coding sequence ATGGGACTCCTTCCCTTTGCCTTCGCCGGCACGGCTTTCATCCTAATCGGTGCCCACGAAGCCCTTCAAGCCACCTTCTCCAACCGCAAACAAGATTCCCAATCTCGATCTCAatcctctctcttctccatcTCCGTCTCCATCTTCTCTGCCTTCTTCATCATCAACTCCCTCGTCTCCCTCTTCGACGCACACAACTCAAACGACGCCGTTGGCTCCGTCCTCCAACTCCAGCTCATATCAATCGCCCTCCTTTTCCTCTCTTactccctcctctctctcttcacCTTCCCCCTCCCTCTCCCCTCATCATTATTAGAACTCCTTGCTGCCTTCGCCTTCGTCGAAGAGTTCCTCTTGTTCTACCTTCAGAGGAAGGATCCAAGCGGGGTCGAAAACCGTTACTACAGTCTCTTGCTGGTTCCCATCGCTGTATGTGTTTTCTCCACTTTTCTTGAATTGAAGTCTCCGGGCTCCGCTTTCCCCAAATTGGGCCGTGGAATGGGCCTCATCCTTCAGGGCACGTGGATCATTCAGATTGGCCTGGCTTTGTTCTCCGGCTGGGTGGCGCAGGGGTGCTCCCTGCACCAGCTGAGCAGGGGAAACTATACTCTGAGGTGCAAGGGCCACATGGACTACCACAGAGCCAGCGCCCTTGCCACGCTTCAGTTCAACTGCCAACTTGCTCTCATGGTTGTTCTTTCTGTTGGTGCTTATTCGGTAATCTCTGCGAAGAATGGAGGATCTCTAGAATCTTCTTCTGCTGCTGCCAGTTACAGGCCGATTGGTTTTGCTGAGATGCAGCAGTTGGAGAATTCCACGAATTTCACTTTGgattctgatgatgatgatggtgaagaGAGGCAGAAGGGGACTGTTGTTGAACATGGTAATATGAATGGTCATGGTAGAAGTCATTAA